Part of the Cyprinus carpio isolate SPL01 chromosome A23, ASM1834038v1, whole genome shotgun sequence genome, acacacctgattcaggtcacctgctcattagtagaaactcacagacttgaaatgggtgtgtcagacaaaggagacatgcaaaatgtgcagtgttgggggtcctccaggaacgtaaaccaaaacaaaataactaggctacacaatcatggagaagacaatcattgacacccttcacaaggagggtaagccacatacattgccaaagaagctggctgtatccaagcatgttaacagaaagttgattgGAAGGAAAaactgtggaagaaaaagatgcacaaccaaccgagagaaccgcagccttatgaggattgtcaagcaaaatcaattcaaggatttgagtgaacttcacaaggaatggactgaggctggggtcaaggcatcaagagccaccacacacagacatgtcaaggaatttggctacagttgtcgtattcctcttgttaagccactcctgagtaTATATTAACTATTAGATCAGTTTTAGGCAACTGAAATGAGAAAGAAAGGCTTAGAGTAAACCgaatttgttaaatgtgagccaaaatcatcacaattaaaagaaccaaagacttaaactacttaaactacttcagtctgtgtgcactgaatttatttaatacacaagtttaacaatttgagttgaattacagaaataaatgaacttttccacaacattctaatttattgagaagcacctgtatatattatttacaaaaagaccAGGTAATTTGTAAGTTGAATTTGTAATGTCTTTCTTCTAGTACAAGTGCTGTGGAAAAAACTCGTCTGTTGATTGGTTGAACTCAAAATTCTTGGCTCCCAATTCAGTCCCAGACTCCTGCTGTAAAAATGTCACTCAGAATTGTGGTGAAGGAGCTATCCGAGACACCAGTAAAATCTACACGGAagtaagaaacttttttttttgtactgtggcATTTTTACAAagaagttctttaaaaaatgaaatgtggagtttttaaatgttcttttttttttaaataagactaGTTCAAATTATTTATTGGACATAAAATGTGGAATGTGCTAAGCACTTagattttgtttatgtgtttgattAACACAGGGATGTCAGCCTATTCTGGACAAGTTTCTAAAGAAGAACTTCCTGATGATCGCTGTGACAGCTCTGATCATTGCATTTGTGCAGGTAAGACCTGCAAGATTAGTTTTTCTATTATGTGCGCATAAAAACGTCATTGCAACTTTCTCTTCTTCGTACACTAaccaatacatttgttttttttttgtagatcacAGGCATTGTGTTGTCCTGCATTCTGATACAAGCCATCCGTAATGGCTATGAGGTCATGTGATCACATCTAGTTACAGCACTTCACCCATATCAGCACATCACTTACAGCTTTCAGAGACTGTTCAGGTGTTAATAGCAATTATTATCCCCTTGCTGTGTAAGACGAGAGTACTCATTTTCTTTGAGAATGAAATATCTATGACGTCTGTGCTTCTATGACTAATCCAGTAGATTAGTCTCCTGTTAAGTCTCAGATTTATACTTTAGACATTGTTTTAAACTTGATCTTTACCGCAGTGACATTCCTTTGGGTTACAGGACAACAATCAATTACCGATATGCCAAATTTTATACATTAATAGAACATTCTTGtcgaaataataaaatgttctaaACAAGTTTGTCGTTGTGTTGAATAGAAGGTAATGAACTTAAATATTTAGAGTTAATTCAACTTACTACTTTGGTTGGTGAATCAATGCTACTTTGATGAAGGATGCAAACAAGAGACCATAAAGTTTGAAGTCTTTTAATAGAAGTTCAGGTCTTCTCATACTGCATTCACTATGTACTTTAACACTGAAACGAAAAGCATTGTctctttatataaaattaaaataatgcaacacATTTGGCAACATAAGATAACGGCAGTTAATGTACCTCATTTGTTCTGGTGTTTTTAAGTAAAAGGCACCTGTTAAAAGGCTGAATAAGATGATCGAAAACAGCTTCTTATTGGATAGGTCAGGAACAAGGTGTAAtattctttgtgttgttttgagaactcaaaaataaataataaaataaattaaaatcataataaatcaaaaaatacaaattaacacaattaatctcaaagtatttaaaaattctttaaactCCTTTTTCAGTCCTGGCATctgatttaaaacacaaaaaatgggatttctatagtaaaacattttaagcaaTCCGAGAGAgacattagaaaaataaatgtgataggTGATACTTGTCAGTGCATATTTtaaacaaagttacaaaatgcctcaaaacgaaATTCACGAATGACTGTAAATTATTACAGCTATTGTTAGCAGAATAAAtattcagaatgaaaattttTCAAGATAAAACCAATGAGTTTTAATTCCAAATGGTTGCATTTGGCATCTGTTCAGTGTGCTTTTTGTCTCAGATGTGGTTCGAACCTCTCATAGTGTAAATGTACGTCACTAATTACACAGCCTGTCTATATGgaagaaaacaaattaatgaaattattcCACAAGTTCCAGAATCCCGATGACATCTTTCAGTGACAATGACCGTCCTATCTATAGCCAAAGGACtcatggtaaaaaaaagaaaagaaaaggttttgCCCTGCTTGGATTTGCAAACATGAGTCTGTTTGTTCCCATGGTGTTTTGCCTTTGGGTGTTTTGGTGGATTTTCAGCACTGGGCATTAGAAAGAGAAGTCATCTACTTCTTTCTGTGGTCAGTGGCGTGGCTGTTTAGTGTAGTTTACAGTGAGCAGCACCATACAGTGCAGATAGAGGGAGGTCTCTGACTCTGGTCAAACAGGAAGGAAACAGAATACCACAATAAATGTGCAACACACTGAACACAGTAACTGTCATCTCAGTTTCAAAAGCAAAACACTGGTTTCTTCTGTTATTTGTTCATGCCATTCAACACAAACCTCAACTGACCAATTAAGAAACATTTAgggtatattaaaagctaacttTAGAGTACATCTATGTTCAAATACTGAATACTGTGCAGTACTcactatactaaaaaaaatatttaaactgtaattagtaatattaatatgcTATACTGTTATCCCTTGTAATCATCTAGAATTGTTaaattttgggtaaaaaaaaaaatcttacattttggCAGGTTCATTCATAACactgcactgcattgtgggatacagtattcttGGCAATGCTTTCAGTTGTACACTAGACATATTGTATTGTCTACAGAAAAATGTGCATACAGAAACGTTGCAAATGAAATTTTGTTcaaattatctaattaaatatgcactaatttgcatacatatccagaacagaaatctgaacactggataaggccaggttcaaaattcttatTTCACATTAACTTTAAATGCTTTTCACAGAGGGGATTTTGCACATCTGTTTTTATcgctccataaatcagaaaacactTTCAGCAGCCAGAAAAtgatttcaccatgtttttaggaataaaatgttttataacatcagacaaatgcatattcaaacccctctgtgcaaaaaaacaaaaaacaaacctaaGAAAACAGATAGCAATACAACTGTAAAGTTTAGTGTATGTAAGTTCTATTTAAGTGGAGATTTctgggaatttttattttatttatttattttatttaagaaaacaaCCTTCAGAGTAGAACATCCAGGTTTTCATTTAGTTATTATGACCTGGCGTGAATGCACCATAAAAGTAGCATGCTAGTACGCTATGCTGAACACAGCCTTGATCTTATGGCTTGTGTACCTTTAAGGTGTGTTGAGAACTGCAACCACTGTGTGAGCCATTCCCGGCACTGTCCGGGACTCAGACGGTCAGGATTCAGTCCTCTCGTGTAACACGCCTAGGAGATGTGATATAAAAATAgtcttaaaaaaatcacaaaagaaagTCTGCTTAAAAAATTTAATAGGCAATAAAGAGTGACCCCTGACCTCTCTGAGCTCCGCGTCATTTAATTGGTGCACTCCTAATCGAACAATGGCGCGGTCAAGCTGCATGAGTTCTAAGGCGTGGCTTTTCAAGCGTCGACGAATCCAGAAGGCTGGGAGGCGGGGCGTCAGGAAAAGCAAAGGACACAGGTGCCtctgcaaatacattttaaatgagacaAATACTAAATAACAAACATTAAAGTGCAGTTCATTGTTTAACTAGCCGAATATTTGAAGCTCACCGTCTGATCTGCATACATTTTTCTGATACCCAAGGGAGGCCCAGAGAACAAAGTTCTCACTGCATGGACATCAGACACCACAGGATGGACTCCACTTCGGACCTGcagacacacatttatatttattattaagtcaaaatctaaataaaattataaagggTATGGTTTTGCATATACATCTCAACATTATGAATTAGCTCATGCTACCTTACTGCAGAGCTCCATGAGGCGGCTTTTGAGGCGGCTGTCTTGGACAGATGTTGACGTGCTCTCTAGCCCTTTGACTATAGCCCAGTGGTGCTGTGCTCTCTGGGTATGATACACCCCCTGAAACTCCACCAGCTGCTGTGGGGTCCAGAAGTGCCGGATCAGAAGCTGGCGAGGATAGAGGTACCTAGAGGATGATGCATGCATGTGATCAGCTTAGGACAAGAACGCAGAAAAACATCCACCTGTCcctatttaataataacaataataaactattattattgaaaatattattaaacattaaattatttttctatattactGTGGATGGTTTGAAATGTGTAAGGAATGATAGGGGTATCGTCAGCtgtttaaattctatttaaattcaATTCTATGTTCGTGTTGTTAATGTGTGACGTGTTTTTAAGCATTAATGTGAAAGTGGATGTATTCATGTCACCAGTCAACGACAAATGTCTGCTCTGACAAACAGAATGGacaataaagttaaagttaaactaaactaaattaatgtAAGGTCATACATCCCAGGtcagaaaatacagaaatttGAATAGATACAGAAAAATCACATTCCTGAGGATGGAAGTATCATCAGATCAATGACTGGAAGAGTGACAGATAATAAAGGAGACATGCAGTATTCAATCAGTGCAAAAATACTCCATAATTGCTAAAAAGGCAAAACACTGAATAATCAGCGTAGTAAGATGCTAAATACTCACATAAGGATGAAGACCATATAGTTGGCAAAAGGAGGTATTGATAAGATGACCAATGGGATGGCTTTGATTAAGTCCCTGCGTACCTGAAAGCAACACACAAAAATGATAACAATTTAATACAACAGCAATATAGCCCATAAATGTCTGCTTCAGTTCTTTGACCCACCTGCCTGATTTTCTCCATATCACGGTAATGCAAATTCTGGTAATCTGTTTTTTCACTGAGCATGCAGACTACGATTCTTCTCACTTTCTTACCATCTTGAAACAGGAGTCGGAAACCTTTATAGAAAATCATAAAGCCTATATGATAACACATTTGCCCTGTTAAAAATTCAGTaatgattttaaacatatattcacTCTGACCTCTCATAAAAGTGTGATAGAGAGCGTAAAATCTTGGAAAGCGACGTTGCAGGAATCTCTCATATTTCTCATTGGCCCATTTCAGACCGGACACTACACTTCGACCAATTCCATGTCTTGCTTGTGAAGGTGAGTAATGTCTAACAAACCACAAActactatacatacatacataaataaatttgtgaGATGTTATAACAGGGCAGGGCATGAACTGTATTTCCTGATAAACTCTCTGGACAACAACTAAAAGGAGGACAGACAATGAGAAATATTTCCAGTGGCTCCACTTGTATAATTCATGATACATTATCTTCAGTATCATTTTATAACGAGTCTATATGCAAGAAAACCTAGCTGTATGGTATGCACACCACCGCTTACATATGATCGATCATCCTGAACTTGTTATGAATAGTACCTGGATGTTGTGGAAACGAGTCTAGGCGTGCAGAGGCTTGCTTTGACCCCGACAGGTCGTTTTCCGTACAGTAAGACCAGTGAAGCTCCGCGGCACACCCCTCTACAGGACAGCGCCATCTTGGACTGAACAGCTGACAGATTACGTGGGCGTGTCTTCAGAAAATGGGATGCAGGCGCAgcgttgtgattggctgcttCAATAACCGCAAATATAGCACCCAGAACCGTTGAGAAACTGCTCTGATAGCACAccgctttttatttatttttaatttttttcaatagaTACCGTAGTATTTGTGTGATTGGAGTCCTCATTTCAAAACCCTATTAGTCTTCTTGGCTcaagcaaattaaaaatttatatatttgtacactgctgttcaaaagtttgggatcagcaacattttgaatgtgttttacagaagtctcttctgttcatcaaggctgtatttatttgaccaaaaatacagaaaaaaaacgtaatattgtaaaatattattaccatacaaaataatggttttctattttaatatactttaaagtataacttatttctgtaatgcaaaggctatttttcagcatcattactccagtcttcagtgtcacatgatccttcagaaatcattattatatgctgatttattatcaatgttggaaacagttgtgctgctcaatattttttttggaacctgtaaaactttttttcaggattattttataaataaagttaaaagcgacagcactgatttaaaatagaaatattttctaacaatataaaagtttattatcactttttataaaaaaaaaaaaacaaataaaaaaaaaataataataataattctttcagcaaaaaaaaaaaaactaaataaataataataataataattgctgaccccaaacttgtgaaggtagtgtatattgttacaaaatatttagactttgaataaatgctgttctttttaactttttattcatcaaagaatcctgaaaaaagggtCACAGGTTccagaaagaaataaaattaagcagcacGGCTGTTtctaatctaatttaatctaactgaattgaactgaattgttttatttaactttattttatataaagccGTTTTgctagttttttgtttgttttatttgttttctgtctctATTTGGAAAAGTGTTGAccataatatataattatgataatattgTAATGACGAAACAAAGTAAGGTTTATAAGCAGTAGGTCACGTGACATTCTACAGTCAATCAAGTGGAGGGGAGCACGTGCCATACCTCAAGACTACAAAAGCCAAGTTGTAAGTATTCTGACAAGATAATGCTATGTAAGGAAATTAGAAAGTATTGCAAGTTGTGAAGaaaaattgcaaatgtttttgaTCGAACTACTTTGACTTTTGGCGTTCGACGTCCCCTTTTTCAAGTGCTTTAACTTTCATGTATAGCACGAGCCGCTTTTCTACtaatcattgtgtttttttttaacttggctTGTTTTTAAATTGGGCGTATTTTATTCAGGGTGACATTTTATCGAAGCCAACGGAAAACGCAAGGTCAAGCGAGCTACCCAAGTCCCCAGAAGGCAGCGAGCATGGCCTCTGTTAGATTCGGGAGCAGCGTCGGTGCGTCTGGAGTCAGCTCTGATCATCAGCAGCATGGCTGGAATGAAGAGGACGGTAATTTAGCAGTCGGGTTTATCACAGGCCTACTATTTCTGAAGTCACAATATTACAGTCAAACACGTCCATCTAGCGCGttcacatagaaaaacaatggacaaGTAGCGCAGTGGAACGGAAAAGGGCGTCCTGTGTGAACCATCCAGAAAAACAACCAAGTTTTATGATGGTGCTTCTTGTTTTCACAGCTTATGGTGAAGACCCTGATGACGCCGGTGACCCCAACAGGCTTGTGCAGTGCCCATATGACAAAAACCACCAGATCATACATGTTCTCAAGTGCAGGAAGGTGGGTTATGGCTGGGGATGGACCTTctccatgtgtttgtttttgatatcGTATTCATTGACATTGTGAAGGTGTTGTGTTCTTGgcattggtttgttttttcttgacAACGTTGGTGTTGTGAGGACGTTATCTGTCCACCCCCATCTGTTTCAGAACCACCCCAAACTGGCTAGTGAACTGAAGACTTGCCCCTTCAACGCCAGACACTTGATTCCCAAACATGAGCTGTCTCATCACATAGCGAACTGTGAAGACAAGAGGACACTGAATGCTGAAGATGGTTAGTGTTGCATGTTTGAGCTTGGGCTGTTAGTTATATTTTCGTTGTTCTTTCATGGGACAAAAACAACTGCTTTTGTTGTGGTGTTTGGATGAAAGTGAGATGAACCAGTGAAatcaaaatgttgattttaaaactACTGTAGTTTTCCAAAATCTTGACATTAAAGATGCATTCATTTGTCAATCAggatcagtgttggggagtaactagttacatgtaatttaattacaaaataaatgtaactgtaatccattagttactgagaaaaaatgtgtaattaaattagtaacttatgaaaatgttaaagattacaaagagggttacatctgaatattttcatacACCCACCCCACATATAGATTTAATCGATTTCTTTCCtgaattgcattgactgctctaaattgagacaccaatgtttcagtaGTTTAGGACACCTTTATacgataactgttttatttcttatttgggtttatgtatatgctttttttttttttttttttttgtagattaacCGTTTGATGCCcctgtttcctgtcatagctgtacaaagatttgatttcaaaaaccgtatcatagctattaaactttcttgttatggttttagaatttttattttttttatgttttaggaaATGTAGAGCTGCTGGAGAAGTTTCAGGTCCCTGTTAACACCTGCGCAAACCCTTCATCCTATGAGGACTGGGAAACAGGTCTGTGACCTGTTGCGTTTAGTTTTCGTAGGCTTCTGACTTTTCACTACTGTGGCACTGCCAGTTTGCCTTATTTAATGTATAgtttctgtattttgattttggtttaaatgaataaatcctTTCTTTCTGGATGATTCCCTCTGTTTGGTCCTATGATTGCAGAGGCTGATGATAATGCTGCTATGTTTGTCTGGGGTGCATCCAACAATCAGCTTGCCCAAAACAAGTGAGTCCTCATGTTCTTTTTCCTTGACCTTAAATCCTCTGACCCAGTAAGCCAAAAAAAGCAGTGTTTCTGAGtattacatttttgggtaaattaccCTTGTAATGGTTTGATTGCAAGTGATCGTTTAACCACTAGGGGGACTAATTCAAACATACTATTTACTTATTCCTGCATGGAAAAAAACATGACCCTTGTCTGATGTTTTCTGACAAAACAGGGCTAAAGTGACTCCACTCAAgtgaattataatttattttatttttttgctttacattTGCACTCATGCTTTTGTTAGGCCAGAGCCATCTACCACCATCAGTTTATCCGATGGACTTAGGGCACCACGGACTCTTCCATGGAAACTCTGTAAGAACTTTTATACTGTATTTCAATCAGGGGTTTTAGCTTTTAAACTAGCCTGCTCTTCTGTCCATGGGAGTTATTAACGCTCCTGTAGATGGCAGCAGCACTCTTGGCTGATTCAACCAGTCCTGTGGCATTTTATAAACCAAGACTAGTTGCATAAACACAgccactatgttaagactgtCTTAAGAATTAGTTTCACAAACTAGTAGTAGACCACGGATAATCAGTcttttcagatttaaattagaccaatctactttTTGTAACAGAATTTAAGAAGTTATGATCagtcttggggggggggggggataggaTAACTTTAAGACTAGTCCAGCCAGTGTATGCAACCTgcccctgagtgtgtgtgtgtgtatttatttaacattattgtcATTCTCACTACATTTCCTCCCTCTTTTTACTAAGGATGCGTCACCTCTGGATGGACTTCACCTACTAATCTTACTTATTTAATACTTTAAGCCCTGTGTGATTTTTCTAGCCTAACTTGTTTAAagtatacttatattttaaagtttttaattttaaagtgttgTGAATTTTCCCTTTTCCTATTTTCTACAAGTTTAAACACCGTCTGTAAACTGTTATGGTCCATGTGTAGAGACGCTCCTTATTAAAGCAAAGAATTGGGTGTAATATTTCAAATGAGACGCCATTCAGTGCCAATCTTTCTGGACCATTTGCTTTCCACTTTTTGCTTTGTGGAAGTGGTTATCTTTAATCTTGACCTGTATGATTCATTAAAGATTTGCAAACCtccattgcattatttattttattattattattatttttttttttttatatatatataaattacaatccCAAATTAAGTCTaatacaactaaatttaaaatgaatacaataactttaaaccaaacaaatccaaacccgtaaaagctttgttcgtcttcggaactcacttgcccccatgtcgttccaaacccgtaaaagctttgttcgtcttcggaacacaatttaagatattttggaagaaaaacggaaggcttgagactgtcccatagactgccaaataaggtcaaggtccaggaaaatatgaaaagcgtagtcagaatagtccatctgccatcagtgatccaaccgtaacgttatgaagcgacaagaatactttttgtacacgaagaaaacaaaaataataactttattcaacaattcctctcctctgtgtctctccaaatcagtgtatcgtcattttgacaaatctgagcagtacgcaggcggctgcactgtttgctttcaaaccaaacgACACGGCACTTCATAGACACGGCACTTCatagcgtaaatacacgtaaaaaacgtgtCCTTgtagcgcggctgacacagaagagccaTACGgcgcctgcatactgctcagatttggagagacacagaggagaggaattgttgaataaagttatgtTTAGTTCGTGTacaaagtattctcatcacttcataacgttacggttgaatcactgatggcagatggactattcagatga contains:
- the letmd1 gene encoding LETM1 domain-containing protein 1, with amino-acid sequence MALSCRGVCRGASLVLLYGKRPVGVKASLCTPRLVSTTSSSLWFVRHYSPSQARHGIGRSVVSGLKWANEKYERFLQRRFPRFYALYHTFMRGFRLLFQDGKKVRRIVVCMLSEKTDYQNLHYRDMEKIRQVRRDLIKAIPLVILSIPPFANYMVFILMYLYPRQLLIRHFWTPQQLVEFQGVYHTQRAQHHWAIVKGLESTSTSVQDSRLKSRLMELCSKVRSGVHPVVSDVHAVRTLFSGPPLGIRKMYADQTRHLCPLLFLTPRLPAFWIRRRLKSHALELMQLDRAIVRLGVHQLNDAELREACYTRGLNPDRLSPGQCREWLTQWLQFSTHLKESETSLYLHCMVLLTVNYTKQPRH
- the LOC109061099 gene encoding gametocyte-specific factor 1-like isoform X1, whose product is MVTFYRSQRKTQGQASYPSPQKAASMASVRFGSSVGASGVSSDHQQHGWNEEDAYGEDPDDAGDPNRLVQCPYDKNHQIIHVLKCRKNHPKLASELKTCPFNARHLIPKHELSHHIANCEDKRTLNAEDGNVELLEKFQVPVNTCANPSSYEDWETEADDNAAMFVWGASNNQLAQNKPEPSTTISLSDGLRAPRTLPWKL
- the LOC109061099 gene encoding gametocyte-specific factor 1-like isoform X2; this translates as MASVRFGSSVGASGVSSDHQQHGWNEEDAYGEDPDDAGDPNRLVQCPYDKNHQIIHVLKCRKNHPKLASELKTCPFNARHLIPKHELSHHIANCEDKRTLNAEDGNVELLEKFQVPVNTCANPSSYEDWETEADDNAAMFVWGASNNQLAQNKPEPSTTISLSDGLRAPRTLPWKL